In Runella sp. SP2, the genomic window CGATTGCCGAGCTGAACGAATTGCGGCAAAAGTACATTTCGAGTTGTTTGATGAAGGATGGGCAGAAGTTGTCGAAGTTGCAAAAAGACTTTACTAAGTCGTTACACAAGTTGCAAAGTCTGACCAAAACGGTAGAAGAGACTGACTTTTCGGATTTGACACTGGGACAGCGGATTGCCGATAAGGTGGCTACCTTTGGCGGAAGTTGGACATTTATTCTTTCATTTGCTTTTTTTATCACCGTATGGATAAGCCTAAATATATGGGTGTTATCCACCAAACCATTTGACCCGTATCCATTTATTTTGTTAAACTTGCTGTTGTCGTGTTTGGCCGCCTTGCAAGCTCCTGTGATTATGATGAGCCAAAATCGGCAAGAAGAAAAAGACCGAGAGCGCGCAAAAAAAGACTTTTTAATCAATCTCAAGTCTGAATTAGAAATCAGGTTGTTGCACGAAAAAGTTGACCACCTGATTATGCACCAGCAACAAGATTTGCTTGAGATTCAGAAAATTCAAGTCGAAATGATGGATAGTATTATCCAA contains:
- a CDS encoding DUF1003 domain-containing protein, whose protein sequence is MEEFVSDVSKQSFPISDKVVGGYITGSLYEFIRSEHPDFTKNSSLSIAELNELRQKYISSCLMKDGQKLSKLQKDFTKSLHKLQSLTKTVEETDFSDLTLGQRIADKVATFGGSWTFILSFAFFITVWISLNIWVLSTKPFDPYPFILLNLLLSCLAALQAPVIMMSQNRQEEKDRERAKKDFLINLKSELEIRLLHEKVDHLIMHQQQDLLEIQKIQVEMMDSIIQKIEHINKTSNP